In Nostoc sp. UHCC 0926, a single genomic region encodes these proteins:
- a CDS encoding isopenicillin N synthase family dioxygenase: MKNLQVVDKGFSSVPIIDISALISGKGNLWREAASLGDAARMHLRYSVASQIKQACQESGFFYIIGHGVDESLQQRLEELSRQFFAQDLETKLKIRMALAGIAWRGYFPVGGELTSGKPDLKEGIYFGAELGEEHPLVQAGTPMHGSNLFPANIPQFGETVLEYMEAMTNLGHTLMISIALSLGLEESYFADRYTSDPLVLFRIFNYPPHLSPSAGEPIWGVGEHTDYGVLTILKQDDSGGLEIKSKSSWVAAPPVPGSFVCNIGDMLEKMTGGLYRSTPHRVQNQSQNHRLSFPFFFDPNFDVEVKPIQLDKIVANNDASDRWDKANVHDFCGTYGDYVLSKVSKVFPELRRSLL; this comes from the coding sequence CTAGGAGACGCTGCGCGAATGCATCTACGCTATTCCGTCGCATCTCAAATCAAACAAGCGTGTCAAGAATCGGGATTTTTCTATATTATCGGACATGGTGTAGACGAAAGTTTGCAGCAGCGACTTGAAGAACTCAGCCGCCAGTTTTTCGCCCAGGATTTGGAAACTAAACTTAAAATCCGCATGGCTTTGGCAGGTATTGCATGGCGAGGTTATTTCCCCGTTGGTGGCGAACTGACATCCGGTAAACCCGACTTGAAAGAAGGTATTTACTTTGGCGCTGAACTAGGAGAGGAACACCCACTAGTGCAAGCTGGTACTCCTATGCATGGTTCCAACCTCTTCCCCGCCAACATCCCCCAATTTGGCGAAACAGTGCTTGAATATATGGAGGCGATGACAAACTTGGGACACACTCTGATGATTAGTATAGCCCTGAGTTTGGGATTGGAAGAATCCTACTTTGCTGACCGTTACACCTCAGATCCCCTAGTGCTGTTTCGCATCTTCAACTATCCTCCTCATTTATCACCGTCAGCTGGTGAACCGATATGGGGCGTTGGCGAACATACTGATTATGGCGTTCTGACCATTCTCAAGCAGGACGACTCAGGCGGATTAGAGATTAAATCCAAGTCAAGTTGGGTTGCTGCGCCTCCCGTTCCTGGTTCCTTTGTCTGCAACATCGGCGATATGCTAGAGAAGATGACGGGAGGTTTGTATCGTTCTACACCTCATCGTGTGCAAAATCAGTCCCAAAATCATCGTCTTTCGTTCCCCTTCTTTTTCGATCCCAATTTCGATGTGGAAGTGAAGCCGATTCAATTAGATAAAATAGTAGCGAATAATGATGCAAGCGATCGCTGGGATAAAGCTAACGTTCATGATTTTTGCGGAACTTATGGTGATTATGTGTTGAGTAAGGTGTCTAAGGTTTTTCCAGAGTTGCGGCGATCGTTATTATAG
- a CDS encoding type II toxin-antitoxin system death-on-curing family toxin translates to MQHPNFLAKEDVIRIHDELVSETGESLNILNEGLLDSALYSPQATFGGEYLHPTIYEQASAYLFHIACNHAFEQGNKRTAFATMVTFLNVNDYDIEITEEEAEKLMVQVVTHEISKKELPAILKNYMTNLI, encoded by the coding sequence TTGCAGCATCCTAACTTTCTTGCGAAAGAAGACGTAATCCGTATACATGATGAACTCGTCAGTGAAACTGGCGAGTCGTTAAACATACTTAACGAAGGCTTGCTGGACTCTGCTCTTTACTCGCCTCAAGCAACTTTTGGGGGAGAGTATTTGCATCCCACAATTTATGAACAGGCATCTGCATACCTATTTCACATAGCCTGCAATCACGCTTTTGAGCAAGGTAACAAACGCACTGCTTTTGCTACTATGGTGACTTTTTTAAATGTGAATGATTACGATATTGAAATAACAGAAGAAGAAGCTGAAAAATTAATGGTACAGGTGGTTACGCATGAAATAAGCAAGAAAGAACTGCCTGCTATATTGAAAAATTACATGACAAATCTTATTTAA
- a CDS encoding NAD(P)-dependent oxidoreductase has translation MPIQTIGILSPGDMGQAIAAVLNQNGLKTIAALDNRSERTRQLAAAANIQDVGSLTQLVIESDLILSVLVPAAATEAAKQVAEVISNVGKQILYVDCNAIAPQKVINIAKLIESVGGTFVDASIIGPPPRVPNRTRIYTSGKQASQLQQLQDHGLDVRVIGDEIGQASGLKMSYAALTKGLTAISTELLIAAHRLGLDKELWDEVSSSQKELASILTRSIPSMTPKAHRWVGEMEEIAETFKELGLTERIFYGAADVYRLVKETSLGKETPEECDGFANAKGERDRSLNEIITILSNEAISDT, from the coding sequence ATGCCTATCCAAACTATTGGTATTTTAAGTCCGGGTGATATGGGGCAGGCGATCGCAGCTGTTCTGAATCAAAATGGATTGAAAACTATTGCTGCTCTAGACAATCGCAGTGAACGAACTCGGCAATTAGCAGCCGCAGCCAACATCCAAGATGTGGGTTCCCTGACGCAACTGGTAATTGAATCTGATCTAATTTTGTCAGTTCTAGTCCCAGCAGCAGCGACTGAAGCAGCAAAGCAAGTAGCTGAGGTGATCAGCAATGTTGGTAAACAGATTCTCTACGTTGACTGTAATGCGATCGCACCCCAAAAAGTCATAAATATCGCTAAACTCATCGAATCAGTTGGCGGAACATTCGTAGATGCATCAATCATTGGCCCACCACCGCGAGTTCCCAATCGTACCCGCATATATACTTCAGGAAAACAAGCAAGTCAACTCCAACAACTGCAAGATCATGGCTTGGATGTGCGGGTGATTGGTGATGAAATTGGTCAGGCTTCCGGGTTGAAAATGTCCTATGCAGCCCTGACAAAAGGACTTACAGCAATTAGCACAGAATTACTGATTGCAGCCCATCGTTTAGGCTTGGATAAAGAACTATGGGATGAAGTGTCTAGTAGCCAAAAGGAACTTGCTAGCATATTAACCCGTTCGATTCCATCGATGACACCAAAAGCGCATCGTTGGGTAGGAGAAATGGAAGAGATTGCTGAAACCTTTAAAGAGTTAGGTCTGACTGAGCGGATTTTTTACGGAGCAGCCGACGTTTACCGTTTGGTGAAAGAAACCTCTTTGGGTAAGGAAACACCAGAAGAATGCGATGGCTTTGCCAACGCCAAGGGCGAACGCGATCGTTCATTGAATGAAATTATTACAATCCTCTCCAATGAAGCCATTTCTGACACATAA
- a CDS encoding O-methyltransferase: MTQEQWTAVDAYFTDLLVPPDPALDAALQTSAAAGLPPHNVSPNQGKLLLLLAQIQGARTILEIGTLGGYSTIWLARALPNNGRLITLEANPKHAEVARVNIARAGLTDMVDLRLGQALSTLPQIAAEGHSPFDLIFIDADKPNNPDYFTWALKLSRRGSLIIADNVVRNGAVVDQSSNDPSVQGVRHFNELLASEPRISATAIQTVGSKGYDGFAIAIVTTD, translated from the coding sequence ATGACTCAGGAACAATGGACTGCGGTTGACGCTTACTTTACCGATCTGCTTGTGCCGCCTGACCCCGCGCTGGATGCGGCTCTCCAGACTAGCGCTGCGGCCGGACTGCCACCGCACAATGTTTCGCCGAACCAGGGCAAGTTGCTGCTGCTGTTGGCACAAATCCAAGGGGCGCGAACCATCCTAGAGATTGGCACGCTGGGCGGTTACAGTACTATCTGGCTGGCGCGAGCGCTACCCAACAACGGCCGTCTGATCACCCTAGAGGCTAACCCAAAGCACGCCGAAGTCGCCCGCGTCAACATCGCCCGCGCTGGTCTGACCGATATGGTTGACTTGCGCCTCGGACAGGCACTCTCTACGCTGCCACAGATTGCCGCCGAGGGTCACAGTCCATTTGACCTGATCTTCATTGATGCCGACAAGCCAAACAATCCAGATTACTTCACATGGGCGCTCAAGCTTTCCCGTCGCGGCAGCCTGATTATCGCCGATAATGTCGTGCGTAACGGAGCGGTGGTTGATCAAAGCAGCAACGATCCTAGCGTCCAGGGGGTGCGTCACTTCAACGAACTGCTTGCCTCTGAGCCGCGCATCAGCGCCACGGCGATCCAGACTGTGGGTAGCAAAGGATACGACGGCTTTGCGATCGCGATCGTCACCACTGACTAA
- a CDS encoding sensor histidine kinase, with protein sequence MKMGLRGRLFFSHLVVMIVGVASLVSISKISSPRLFVLHLERLENQGFDLIDVRTELVTGFELAWQRSTIWSVLVGTTAAGGLSYWVSRRIMQRLTEMEQITQKFAAGQMDARLPMSDIPELNGLGASFNRMAASLEGVEVRRREVIGDMTHELRTPLTVVRGYLEELADGEIEASPEIYRRLARETKRLERLVNDLQELSKAEAGYLPINIQRVNLRPLLESLVEKFSDQLLEDGPVLLLECASVLPPVLADIDRTEQVLVNLLGNAVHYTNEGLITIRAGTQGSQLWIAVIDTGIGIVPENLPHVFERFWRADQSRDRHSGGTGIGLTISRRLIELQGGQIQVESELGIGSTFRFFLPLA encoded by the coding sequence ATGAAGATGGGGCTGAGAGGACGGCTATTTTTCTCCCACTTAGTAGTAATGATCGTGGGGGTAGCTAGTTTGGTGAGTATCAGCAAAATCTCTTCCCCCCGCTTGTTTGTCTTGCATTTAGAACGATTAGAAAATCAGGGGTTCGACTTAATCGATGTCAGGACTGAATTGGTTACAGGATTTGAACTTGCTTGGCAGCGAAGCACAATTTGGTCAGTCTTAGTCGGGACTACCGCCGCTGGAGGATTAAGTTACTGGGTGTCTAGACGGATTATGCAGCGATTGACAGAGATGGAACAAATCACCCAAAAATTTGCTGCTGGTCAGATGGATGCACGACTACCGATGTCTGACATTCCAGAACTTAATGGACTTGGTGCTAGTTTCAACCGGATGGCAGCCAGTTTAGAAGGGGTGGAAGTGCGGCGGCGAGAAGTGATTGGAGACATGACCCATGAACTACGGACACCGTTAACAGTTGTCCGTGGTTACTTGGAAGAACTGGCTGATGGGGAAATTGAAGCCTCTCCTGAGATTTATCGGCGTTTAGCTAGAGAAACTAAGCGTTTAGAGCGCTTGGTGAATGATTTACAAGAACTCTCTAAGGCAGAAGCTGGTTATTTGCCAATTAATATACAACGGGTAAATCTGCGTCCGTTGTTAGAGTCATTAGTGGAGAAATTTAGTGACCAGCTGTTGGAAGATGGGCCAGTTCTGCTTTTGGAATGTGCATCTGTGCTGCCTCCTGTATTGGCGGATATTGACCGTACAGAACAGGTGTTGGTTAATCTGCTAGGTAATGCAGTACATTATACTAATGAAGGTTTAATTACGATTCGGGCTGGGACTCAAGGATCTCAACTCTGGATTGCGGTTATCGATACAGGTATTGGTATCGTTCCAGAAAATTTGCCCCATGTATTTGAGCGCTTCTGGCGAGCTGACCAATCGCGCGATCGCCATTCAGGAGGCACTGGTATAGGCTTAACTATTTCCCGTCGTTTGATTGAACTACAAGGCGGTCAGATTCAGGTAGAAAGCGAGTTGGGAATTGGCAGTACGTTTCGGTTTTTTCTACCTTTGGCTTAA
- a CDS encoding response regulator transcription factor: protein MDILIVEDEPEIAHLIELSLEKEGFFCRISRDGMNALRMFQEQPPDLIILDLMIPGLDGLEVCARIRQKPGAKDPYILMLTAKGEEIDRVIGLSTGADDYMIKPFSPRELVARVRALLRRSLRQGGQHQVNRTQHFIVDVDQRTASRQINSQEVEILDLTTLEFNLLTTFVSNPGRVWNRTQLIDKLWGDNFFGDERVVDTHVARLRKKIEPDPATPTFIKTVVGVGYKFEDPLVA from the coding sequence ATGGATATTTTAATAGTTGAAGATGAACCAGAAATTGCTCATTTAATCGAACTATCTTTAGAAAAAGAAGGATTTTTTTGTCGCATTAGCCGTGATGGCATGAATGCTTTACGGATGTTTCAGGAGCAACCACCTGATTTAATTATTCTAGATTTAATGATTCCTGGTTTGGATGGTTTGGAAGTTTGTGCCAGAATTCGCCAGAAACCAGGTGCAAAAGATCCTTACATTTTGATGCTCACGGCTAAGGGTGAGGAAATCGATCGCGTCATTGGTCTGTCTACTGGTGCTGATGATTATATGATAAAACCCTTTAGCCCCAGAGAATTGGTAGCTAGGGTGCGGGCACTATTGCGGCGTAGCCTCCGCCAAGGGGGACAACATCAAGTCAATCGTACCCAACACTTTATCGTAGATGTAGACCAGCGCACTGCCAGTCGTCAGATAAATTCTCAGGAGGTTGAAATTTTGGACTTAACTACCCTAGAATTTAACTTGCTAACTACCTTTGTCAGCAATCCTGGTAGAGTTTGGAACCGCACTCAACTAATTGATAAACTTTGGGGAGATAACTTTTTTGGCGATGAACGAGTGGTGGATACTCATGTAGCTCGGTTGCGAAAAAAGATTGAGCCTGATCCGGCAACTCCGACTTTTATTAAAACTGTTGTTGGGGTGGGCTATAAATTTGAAGATCCCCTGGTAGCGTAA
- a CDS encoding LabA-like NYN domain-containing protein: MIITNFSKQTNEFKEPKVLKAKPHWQGQNLSDTVVKSKDTKMQDTAPDSLIINSLNRGRVAIFIDGLSLFHTALQLGIEIDYVKLLCRLTNGSRLLRAFFYTGVDINNEKQQGFLLWMRRNGYRVVAKELIVPAENLKKSNLNVEIAVDMITLAPYYDTAVLVSGDGDLAYAVNAVSRMGVRVEVVSLQTTTSESLIDVADCFIDLDSIKAHIQKDSNLGYSYRTPSNSNL; encoded by the coding sequence ATGATTATAACTAATTTTAGCAAACAAACAAATGAATTTAAGGAACCTAAAGTCCTCAAAGCTAAACCACATTGGCAAGGACAAAATTTGAGCGATACTGTTGTCAAAAGTAAAGATACCAAGATGCAAGATACTGCACCTGATAGTTTGATTATCAATAGCTTGAATCGTGGTCGAGTTGCTATTTTTATTGATGGCTTAAGTCTATTTCATACAGCTTTACAACTGGGCATAGAAATTGACTACGTTAAATTGCTTTGTCGTTTAACCAACGGTTCAAGACTGTTGCGTGCTTTCTTCTATACTGGGGTTGATATCAATAATGAAAAGCAACAGGGTTTTCTATTGTGGATGCGTCGTAATGGCTATCGTGTAGTGGCAAAAGAACTCATTGTGCCAGCAGAGAATTTAAAAAAATCAAATCTGAACGTAGAAATTGCTGTAGACATGATAACTTTAGCTCCTTACTATGATACTGCGGTTTTAGTCAGTGGAGATGGAGATTTAGCATATGCTGTGAACGCTGTCAGCAGAATGGGGGTTCGGGTGGAAGTGGTCAGCCTGCAAACGACCACTAGTGAAAGCTTGATTGATGTTGCTGACTGCTTCATTGACCTCGATAGTATTAAAGCACACATTCAAAAAGATTCTAATCTTGGCTATAGTTATCGCACGCCGTCAAATTCAAACCTTTAA
- a CDS encoding fatty acid desaturase has product MQSNIITFNIPPACEISEDTTKLPFTLQNLKAAIPAECFQPNVIKSLFYFFRDILIIGLLYAVAHYLDSWLFFPIFWLMQGTMFWALFVVGHDCGHQSFSKHKWLNDLIGHLSHTPILVPYHGWRISHRTHHKNTGNIDNDESWYPVTESEYKEMPLAQKIGRYYVFLLAYPVYLFKRSPNKEGSHFLPSSSLFKPSEKLDVITSTVLLIGMVGLLGFLTYQWGWMWLLKYYAVPYLVFIIWLDLVTFLHHTEPDLPWYRGEDWTFLKGAISSIDRNYGLINHIHHDIGTHVAHHIFLNIPHYNLLKATEAIKPVMGEYFHKSEEPIWKSLWNSCISCHFVPDTGSKVYYTSNNKLTKG; this is encoded by the coding sequence GTGCAATCAAATATCATCACGTTCAACATTCCTCCTGCCTGCGAAATATCTGAGGATACGACTAAATTACCTTTCACTCTTCAGAATTTGAAAGCTGCAATTCCTGCTGAATGCTTTCAGCCCAATGTGATAAAATCACTTTTTTACTTCTTTCGTGATATCTTGATTATCGGTCTGCTTTATGCAGTAGCTCACTATCTGGATTCTTGGCTTTTCTTCCCAATTTTTTGGTTAATGCAAGGAACGATGTTTTGGGCTTTGTTTGTAGTCGGACATGACTGCGGACACCAATCTTTTTCTAAGCATAAATGGCTCAATGATTTGATTGGACATCTTTCTCACACACCAATACTTGTTCCTTATCATGGTTGGCGGATTAGTCACAGAACCCATCATAAAAATACTGGCAATATCGATAACGATGAAAGCTGGTATCCTGTGACGGAATCAGAATACAAGGAGATGCCTTTAGCACAAAAGATAGGCAGATATTATGTTTTTCTATTGGCTTATCCTGTATATCTGTTTAAGCGTTCTCCTAATAAGGAAGGCTCCCACTTTTTGCCCAGCAGTTCGCTTTTCAAACCATCGGAAAAATTGGATGTCATCACTAGTACTGTACTTTTGATTGGCATGGTAGGTTTGCTGGGTTTTCTGACCTACCAATGGGGTTGGATGTGGTTGCTGAAATATTACGCAGTGCCCTACCTTGTGTTCATAATTTGGCTAGATTTGGTAACATTTTTGCACCATACTGAGCCAGACCTTCCCTGGTATCGTGGAGAAGATTGGACTTTCTTGAAAGGTGCGATTTCTAGCATTGACCGTAACTATGGTTTGATCAATCATATCCATCATGATATCGGTACTCATGTTGCTCACCATATATTCCTTAACATCCCTCACTACAATTTGCTGAAGGCAACTGAGGCAATAAAACCAGTGATGGGTGAGTATTTCCACAAATCGGAAGAACCAATTTGGAAGTCATTATGGAATTCATGTATCAGCTGCCATTTTGTCCCTGATACTGGTAGTAAGGTTTACTACACATCCAACAATAAGTTAACTAAAGGCTAA
- a CDS encoding fatty acid desaturase produces the protein MTTSIINSRKLSDEPGNSDLRLKDIVKTLPRECFQQNRRKAWTQVIISVLAVALGYYSLIITPWFLLPLAWIFTGTALTGFFVIAHDCGHRSFAKSRWVNDLVGHFFMMPLIYPFHSWRIKHNYHHTHTNKLDEDNAWHPIRPEVFENWDQTRQSAFELFMRKRFWWVGSIGHWAVVHFDWRNFKTKDQSSIKLSVTVVVVFAAIAFPILIATTGIWGFVKFWLVPWMIYHFWMSTFTIVHHTAADVPFVTANKWNEGLAQLFGTIHCDYPRWIEILCHDINVHVPHHISTAIPSYNLRLAYSSIKENWGTYLHDECQFSWPLMKQITDQCQLYTTDVGYKTFNEYYTER, from the coding sequence ATGACTACATCAATAATTAACAGCCGGAAACTAAGTGACGAGCCTGGTAATTCCGATCTAAGGCTCAAAGATATTGTCAAAACCCTGCCACGGGAATGTTTTCAGCAGAACCGCCGCAAAGCTTGGACACAAGTAATAATCAGTGTCTTGGCAGTTGCCTTGGGCTATTACAGCTTGATTATCACTCCTTGGTTTCTTTTGCCCTTAGCTTGGATTTTTACGGGTACTGCTTTAACAGGTTTTTTTGTAATTGCCCATGATTGTGGTCATAGGTCTTTTGCCAAAAGTCGTTGGGTAAATGATTTGGTTGGGCATTTCTTCATGATGCCGTTAATTTACCCCTTTCATAGTTGGCGGATTAAGCATAATTATCACCATACTCATACCAATAAACTAGATGAGGACAACGCTTGGCATCCAATCAGACCAGAAGTGTTTGAAAATTGGGATCAAACTCGGCAGTCTGCTTTTGAACTGTTCATGCGTAAACGCTTCTGGTGGGTAGGTTCCATTGGACATTGGGCAGTTGTGCATTTTGATTGGCGGAATTTTAAAACTAAAGACCAATCGAGTATCAAGCTTTCTGTGACTGTAGTAGTTGTGTTTGCAGCGATCGCTTTCCCGATTCTCATCGCCACAACTGGTATCTGGGGATTTGTCAAATTTTGGCTAGTGCCCTGGATGATTTACCATTTTTGGATGAGTACTTTTACTATTGTTCACCATACTGCCGCAGATGTTCCTTTTGTAACAGCGAACAAGTGGAACGAGGGTCTAGCACAGCTATTTGGCACTATCCATTGTGATTATCCGCGTTGGATAGAAATTCTGTGCCATGATATTAATGTTCATGTCCCTCATCATATTTCCACTGCGATTCCTTCTTATAATTTGCGGCTAGCTTACAGCAGCATCAAAGAAAATTGGGGGACTTATCTGCATGATGAGTGTCAGTTTTCTTGGCCTTTAATGAAACAGATTACAGACCAGTGTCAACTGTACACAACTGATGTTGGCTATAAGACTTTCAACGAATATTATACAGAGCGATAA
- a CDS encoding acyl-CoA desaturase, with protein sequence MTIATSTKPQINWVNTLFFIGLHIGALFAFVPGNFSWTAVGVGFLLYWVTGGLGVTLGFHRLVTHRSFQTPKWLEYLLVFFGTLSCQGGPIEWIGTHRIHHLKSDTDSDPHDSNKGFWWSHMDWLIHYCPAHAEAPRFTKDIAEDPVYQFLEKYFILIQVALGVLLLLLGGWPFVVWGIFVRIVWVYHCTWLVNSATHKFGYRSYDSGDRSTNCWWVAVLVFGEGWHNNHHAFQYSARHGLEWWEIDLTWMTVQLLQAVGLATNVKLAPTKTS encoded by the coding sequence ATGACAATTGCTACCTCAACTAAACCTCAAATTAACTGGGTCAATACCCTATTTTTCATTGGACTGCACATCGGCGCTTTGTTTGCCTTTGTTCCTGGTAACTTTAGCTGGACAGCAGTTGGTGTGGGTTTCTTACTGTACTGGGTGACTGGTGGTTTAGGCGTTACTCTGGGATTTCACCGCCTTGTTACCCACCGCAGTTTTCAAACTCCCAAGTGGCTAGAGTATCTCCTAGTTTTCTTCGGCACACTCTCCTGTCAAGGAGGCCCAATTGAGTGGATAGGGACACATCGGATTCATCATTTAAAGTCTGATACTGACTCTGACCCCCATGATTCTAATAAAGGCTTCTGGTGGAGCCACATGGATTGGCTGATTCATTATTGTCCGGCTCACGCTGAAGCTCCTCGTTTCACCAAAGACATTGCCGAAGACCCAGTTTATCAGTTTTTAGAAAAATATTTCATTTTGATCCAGGTTGCTCTAGGTGTATTGCTTTTGCTTCTGGGTGGCTGGCCTTTCGTTGTTTGGGGAATTTTTGTTCGCATTGTCTGGGTTTACCACTGCACTTGGTTGGTGAACAGCGCTACTCATAAATTTGGCTATCGCAGTTATGATTCTGGTGATAGATCGACTAATTGCTGGTGGGTAGCCGTACTAGTTTTCGGTGAAGGCTGGCATAATAACCATCATGCCTTTCAATACTCAGCTCGTCATGGACTGGAATGGTGGGAAATCGATTTAACTTGGATGACTGTTCAATTGCTACAAGCAGTTGGTCTGGCTACTAATGTGAAGTTGGCGCCAACAAAAACTAGTTAG
- a CDS encoding methionine gamma-lyase family protein — protein sequence MNSLEQLRQAEQALLEIFSGIDTQVKHNLKRVLDAFRNHRVGAHHFAGVSGYGHDDLGRETLDKVFAEVMSSEAAAVRVQFVSGTHAIACALFGVLRPGDEMLAVVGSPYDTLEEVIGLRGQGQGSLIEFGINYRELELTPEGTIDWQALSHAVDDKTRLVLIQRSCGYSWRPSLSIADIEKIVHLVKQQNPNTVCFVDNCYGEFIETREPTAVGADLIAGSLIKNPGGTIVSAGGYVAGRADLVEAAACRLTAPGIGSYGGATFDQNRLLFQGLFLAPQMVGEAMKGTYLTGYVFDKLGYPVNPAPLAPRGDVIQAIKLGSAEKLIAFCKAIQQHSPIGSYLDPVPDEMPGYESQVVMAGGTFIEGSTLELSADGPLREPYVVYCQGGTHWTHIAIALEAAINAIGSAD from the coding sequence ATGAACAGCTTAGAACAGCTGCGGCAAGCAGAACAGGCACTATTAGAAATTTTTTCTGGAATTGACACTCAGGTCAAGCATAATCTAAAACGAGTGCTGGATGCCTTTCGTAATCACCGTGTGGGCGCACACCACTTTGCTGGTGTAAGTGGCTATGGTCACGATGATTTAGGACGAGAAACTTTAGATAAAGTTTTTGCCGAAGTTATGAGTTCGGAAGCGGCGGCCGTGCGAGTGCAGTTTGTTTCGGGAACTCATGCGATCGCCTGTGCTTTGTTTGGTGTGCTGCGTCCTGGAGATGAAATGTTAGCAGTGGTCGGTTCTCCCTACGATACGCTTGAAGAAGTCATTGGTTTACGGGGTCAAGGTCAAGGCTCCCTTATTGAGTTTGGCATAAATTACCGTGAGCTAGAGCTAACCCCAGAAGGAACTATAGATTGGCAAGCTTTAAGCCATGCAGTGGATGACAAAACTCGTTTAGTGTTAATTCAGCGTTCTTGTGGCTATTCTTGGCGTCCTAGTTTATCAATTGCCGATATTGAAAAAATCGTCCACTTAGTCAAACAGCAAAACCCGAACACCGTTTGCTTTGTGGATAATTGCTACGGCGAATTTATTGAAACCAGGGAACCTACAGCGGTAGGTGCTGATTTAATCGCAGGGTCATTGATAAAAAATCCTGGTGGTACTATTGTCAGCGCTGGCGGTTATGTTGCCGGTCGCGCCGACTTAGTGGAAGCAGCCGCCTGTCGCCTCACTGCTCCCGGTATCGGTAGTTATGGCGGTGCTACTTTTGACCAAAATCGCCTGCTGTTCCAAGGACTATTTCTAGCTCCGCAAATGGTAGGAGAGGCGATGAAAGGGACTTACTTAACTGGTTATGTATTTGACAAACTCGGTTATCCAGTAAATCCTGCACCCCTAGCTCCCCGTGGGGATGTAATTCAGGCAATTAAACTCGGTTCTGCCGAAAAGCTAATTGCCTTCTGTAAAGCCATACAACAGCATTCTCCTATAGGTTCTTACTTAGACCCTGTTCCAGATGAAATGCCGGGATACGAGAGCCAGGTAGTCATGGCTGGGGGGACATTTATTGAAGGGAGTACCTTGGAATTATCAGCAGATGGGCCTTTGCGTGAGCCGTATGTGGTTTATTGCCAGGGTGGGACTCATTGGACTCATATAGCGATCGCCTTAGAGGCTGCGATCAATGCAATAGGAAGTGCTGATTAA
- a CDS encoding cupin domain-containing protein: MSDTSDKTVIKVDSTHSPKGQLGQKYLASGKTISMRLWENEQPNEVKEPAAREYETVGYVITGRAELHIEGQTILLEPGSSWVVPKGASHTYKILESFTAVEATSPPAQVHGRDEN, encoded by the coding sequence ATGTCTGATACATCTGATAAAACCGTTATTAAAGTAGATTCTACCCATTCCCCTAAAGGTCAACTTGGTCAGAAATATCTTGCATCTGGCAAAACCATTTCCATGCGCCTGTGGGAGAATGAGCAACCTAATGAAGTTAAAGAGCCAGCAGCGCGAGAATATGAAACTGTTGGTTATGTAATCACTGGTCGTGCAGAATTGCATATTGAAGGGCAAACGATTTTGCTGGAGCCTGGGAGTTCGTGGGTAGTACCAAAAGGAGCCAGCCACACCTATAAAATTTTAGAATCATTCACTGCTGTTGAGGCAACCAGTCCACCCGCTCAAGTTCACGGGCGAGACGAAAACTAA